One Glutamicibacter mishrai genomic window carries:
- a CDS encoding enoyl-CoA hydratase/isomerase family protein, with protein MERSSAPADPATNIVSRVYGPIGHIELDRPSKLNALTLGMLTELTRVLSAWAEDSSISLVLLTGRGERAFCAGGDIADFHRAVTTGKHQEFLDLLSLEFDLDYLISTYPKPLISLAHGITMGGGVGLASHAPVRLVTQSATMGMPEAKIGYTPDVGGSHLLANAPGHFGEYFAMSAASFKGADAVYLGFADVVVTDSFAQNILDELDEFVGLSAGEIISAIEVLHGAQESYALELSQGWVDHAFSADTPSQVLERLEQMVHPAARQAAETLLANSPSSVSSAFYTVRKARAEQDLRSALDRELRMAGYLMHQPDLAEGIRAQVIDKDRNPRWSPALMSGVDQYALRSLAEGSQL; from the coding sequence GTGGAACGCTCAAGCGCGCCCGCCGATCCGGCAACAAATATCGTTTCCCGCGTTTATGGCCCCATCGGCCACATTGAGCTGGACCGGCCATCAAAGCTCAACGCGCTGACCTTGGGGATGCTCACGGAACTGACCCGCGTGCTCAGCGCCTGGGCCGAGGATTCCTCGATTTCGCTGGTCCTGCTGACCGGCCGAGGCGAGCGGGCCTTCTGCGCTGGCGGAGACATCGCCGATTTCCATCGCGCAGTCACCACCGGAAAGCACCAGGAATTCCTCGACCTCCTGTCGCTGGAATTCGACCTGGACTACCTGATCTCCACCTATCCCAAGCCGTTGATCAGCTTGGCCCATGGCATCACCATGGGCGGCGGGGTGGGACTGGCATCCCACGCGCCGGTGCGCCTGGTAACCCAAAGTGCCACCATGGGCATGCCAGAAGCAAAGATCGGCTACACCCCCGATGTGGGCGGAAGCCACCTGCTGGCCAACGCTCCGGGGCATTTCGGCGAATACTTCGCCATGAGCGCCGCCTCGTTCAAGGGAGCTGACGCGGTCTATCTCGGATTCGCGGACGTGGTGGTCACCGATTCCTTCGCACAAAACATCCTCGACGAACTCGATGAATTCGTGGGATTATCCGCAGGTGAAATCATCTCTGCCATTGAAGTGCTGCATGGCGCACAGGAATCCTATGCCCTGGAACTGAGCCAGGGATGGGTGGATCATGCATTCAGTGCCGATACCCCTTCCCAGGTCCTCGAACGCCTCGAGCAGATGGTGCACCCCGCAGCCAGGCAAGCCGCCGAAACACTGTTGGCCAACTCGCCGTCCAGTGTCAGCTCCGCGTTCTACACGGTGCGCAAAGCACGCGCCGAACAGGACCTGCGTTCAGCCTTGGACCGCGAGCTGCGCATGGCAGGCTACCTGATGCACCAACCGGATCTGGCCGAAGGCATCCGCGCCCAGGTGATCGACAAAGACCGCAACCCGCGGTGGTCACCAGCGCTCATGAGCGGTGTAGACCAGTACGCGTTGCGGTCCTTGGCCGAGGGTTCCCAGCTTTAG
- a CDS encoding FMN-binding glutamate synthase family protein, which produces MMRIVVLLFLGVLATGFVVTAILASTSGGWVWWILVALTGLLVLLGVRDLLQKKHAILRNFPIVGHARYLFEFIRPEIQQYFIERNTDGKPFDRDTRSLVYARAKGADSHKAFGTERDVNAIGHEYLLQSVAPVAPPTSQFRVKVGSSQCTQPYEISLMNVSSMSFGALSANAVLAMNKGAEMGEFVHETGEGGLTKYHLEYGADLFWEIGSGYFGCRTPEGRFNPETFAAKAKHKNVKGITIKLSQGAKPGLGGVLPAAKVTAEIAEAREVPMGEDCISPASHAEFSTPRELMHFVARLRELSGGKPVGIKFCVGSRTDVMAICKGMLETGIVVDFITVDGAEGGTGAAPLEYEDHVGAPLTEGLMLVHNTLVGAGLRDEIRLAAAGKIASGSDIIKRLIQGADFTFSARSMMMATGCIQAQQCHTNHCPVGVATQNKRLMRALDVEDKGHRVYNYHRLTVTESAQIMASMGLTSPTQLNTRMLRRRVNLQSTRSYASLFHWLRPGELLDDAPGSWKEDWDEADADHFGEHAPLHFEEPLGVGIEPALVREPQDAVSAPRIEPRDSAKVRPVHSDVTRPEGRPGAEN; this is translated from the coding sequence ATGATGCGAATAGTGGTTCTCCTGTTCCTCGGCGTCCTCGCCACCGGTTTTGTCGTCACCGCGATCCTGGCCAGCACTTCTGGCGGCTGGGTCTGGTGGATCCTGGTGGCATTGACCGGACTGCTGGTACTGCTCGGGGTCCGTGACCTCCTGCAGAAAAAGCATGCGATCCTGCGCAACTTCCCGATTGTCGGGCATGCCCGTTACCTTTTCGAGTTCATCCGCCCGGAAATCCAGCAGTACTTCATCGAGCGGAACACCGACGGCAAGCCCTTTGACCGGGACACCCGTTCCCTGGTGTACGCACGGGCCAAGGGCGCCGACAGCCACAAGGCCTTTGGCACCGAGCGCGATGTGAACGCCATCGGCCACGAATACCTTTTGCAATCGGTGGCCCCGGTGGCACCGCCCACCAGCCAATTCCGGGTGAAGGTCGGTTCCAGCCAGTGCACCCAGCCCTATGAGATTTCACTGATGAATGTCTCGTCCATGAGCTTTGGCGCGCTCTCGGCCAATGCCGTCCTGGCGATGAACAAGGGCGCGGAGATGGGCGAATTCGTCCACGAAACCGGTGAAGGCGGGCTGACGAAATATCATCTGGAATACGGGGCGGACCTGTTCTGGGAGATCGGTTCAGGCTACTTCGGCTGCCGTACCCCGGAAGGCCGGTTCAACCCGGAGACCTTCGCGGCCAAGGCCAAGCACAAGAACGTCAAGGGCATCACGATCAAGCTCTCCCAGGGTGCCAAGCCTGGGCTGGGCGGCGTACTGCCAGCGGCCAAGGTCACCGCGGAAATCGCCGAGGCCCGTGAAGTGCCGATGGGGGAAGACTGCATCTCGCCGGCCAGCCATGCGGAGTTCTCCACCCCGCGCGAGCTGATGCACTTTGTCGCACGCCTTCGCGAGCTCAGTGGCGGCAAGCCCGTGGGCATCAAATTCTGTGTTGGCTCGCGCACCGACGTCATGGCCATCTGCAAGGGCATGCTGGAGACCGGTATTGTTGTCGACTTCATTACCGTGGATGGCGCAGAAGGCGGCACCGGCGCGGCACCGCTGGAGTACGAGGACCATGTGGGTGCCCCGCTGACCGAGGGGCTGATGCTGGTGCACAATACCCTGGTCGGGGCCGGGCTGCGCGATGAAATCCGGTTGGCCGCTGCCGGCAAGATCGCCAGCGGCTCGGACATCATCAAGCGGCTGATCCAAGGTGCGGACTTCACCTTCTCGGCCCGCTCCATGATGATGGCCACCGGGTGCATCCAGGCGCAGCAGTGCCATACCAATCATTGCCCTGTCGGTGTGGCTACCCAGAACAAGCGCCTTATGCGGGCCCTGGACGTGGAGGACAAGGGACACCGCGTCTACAACTACCACCGGCTGACGGTCACCGAATCGGCCCAGATCATGGCATCCATGGGCCTGACCAGCCCGACGCAGCTGAACACGCGCATGCTCCGCCGCCGGGTGAATCTGCAGTCCACCCGGTCTTATGCTTCGCTGTTCCACTGGCTGCGTCCCGGCGAATTATTGGATGATGCTCCAGGGTCCTGGAAAGAGGACTGGGACGAAGCCGATGCGGACCACTTCGGCGAGCATGCGCCGTTGCACTTTGAAGAACCATTGGGCGTCGGCATTGAGCCAGCCCTGGTGCGCGAGCCGCAGGATGCTGTCAGCGCACCGCGCATCGAACCCAGGGACTCGGCCAAAGTCCGTCCGGTGCATTCAGATGTCACCCGCCCAGAAGGCAGGCCAGGGGCCGAGAACTAA
- a CDS encoding amino acid ABC transporter ATP-binding/permease protein, producing the protein MSREKKHTVASIFWLIGTTKDLLAPLAMASLFSCLTRLISLGIFVLAGIGLVRVLGFPGMGLLQSEGWGWLIGLIFLLGLAKGVLRYLEQYVGHRVAFLSLARLRRRMYAAFERQAPFTAATKNSGNLLARATSDIDKVEVFFAHTLPPAVSAVVVSALTTWATWIQFGQEPALIVLGAYVLIGLVIPAVGVRKLRRNAAKTAAARGAQNQLLTEAMAGVEVLHSFHGGNETLQRLRESTGAAGAAAVSTGKITAVRATLTQLVIWGSLMALFILLGTQGQFGALVVVACALVPSFEAVRAVDGFILGLQDSLASARRLHATATFKPAVIDPAHPQALSDAGELAIEDLGISYGPNTVLQDVNLAVNPGDVVALVGASGSGKSSVAAALVRAIEYTGTISFGGVDITETSLAALRQKIILVSQDSVTVRGTIRDNLLLGLKGISDDQLVAVLEELGLGSWLIRQKAGLDTRLGERGARLSGGQTQRLALARALIREPAILVLDESTSALDAQSELLVLQAIERRRQEAMAVVMISHRLATVGQATTILVLDEGTVAERGHSSELLANPDSLFSQMAIREVDRILPG; encoded by the coding sequence ATGAGCCGCGAAAAGAAGCACACCGTGGCGAGCATCTTCTGGCTCATCGGAACCACCAAGGACTTGCTCGCTCCGCTGGCCATGGCAAGCCTCTTCTCCTGCCTGACTCGACTGATCTCCTTGGGCATCTTTGTCCTGGCCGGCATCGGCCTGGTCCGCGTGCTGGGATTCCCGGGCATGGGCTTGCTGCAGTCAGAGGGCTGGGGATGGCTTATCGGATTGATCTTCCTGCTCGGACTGGCCAAGGGAGTCCTGCGCTATCTGGAACAGTATGTCGGGCACAGGGTGGCGTTCCTGTCCCTGGCACGACTGCGCCGGCGCATGTACGCGGCCTTTGAACGGCAGGCCCCATTCACCGCGGCCACCAAGAATTCGGGAAACCTCCTTGCCCGGGCGACGAGCGATATCGATAAAGTCGAGGTGTTTTTCGCCCACACCCTGCCACCTGCCGTATCAGCGGTCGTCGTCAGCGCTCTGACCACGTGGGCTACCTGGATCCAGTTCGGCCAAGAGCCAGCACTGATCGTGCTCGGCGCATATGTGCTGATCGGACTGGTGATACCGGCTGTGGGCGTGCGCAAGCTGCGGCGCAATGCGGCGAAAACCGCAGCGGCCCGTGGCGCGCAAAACCAGTTGCTGACCGAAGCCATGGCGGGAGTGGAAGTCCTGCATAGCTTCCACGGCGGCAACGAGACCTTGCAGCGCCTGCGTGAGAGCACCGGCGCTGCCGGGGCCGCCGCAGTAAGCACCGGCAAGATCACCGCGGTTCGTGCCACCCTGACCCAGCTGGTGATCTGGGGCAGCCTGATGGCGCTCTTCATTCTCTTGGGCACCCAAGGCCAGTTCGGCGCGCTGGTTGTTGTGGCTTGCGCCCTGGTGCCCTCCTTTGAAGCAGTCCGCGCCGTGGACGGGTTCATTCTAGGGCTGCAAGACTCGCTGGCCAGCGCTCGCCGGCTGCACGCCACGGCCACCTTCAAGCCTGCAGTCATTGATCCCGCCCACCCGCAAGCCTTGTCCGACGCCGGAGAGCTGGCCATTGAAGATCTGGGCATCAGCTACGGACCAAACACCGTGCTGCAGGATGTGAATCTGGCCGTGAATCCAGGAGACGTGGTGGCACTGGTCGGCGCGAGCGGATCAGGGAAATCATCGGTGGCCGCAGCCCTGGTGCGAGCTATCGAGTACACCGGCACCATCAGCTTTGGCGGCGTCGACATCACCGAAACCAGCTTGGCAGCACTGCGTCAGAAGATCATCCTGGTCTCCCAGGACTCGGTCACCGTGCGCGGCACGATACGCGATAACCTGCTGCTGGGTCTGAAGGGGATCAGCGATGACCAGCTGGTAGCAGTGCTGGAGGAACTGGGCCTGGGCAGCTGGCTGATCCGGCAAAAAGCGGGACTTGATACCCGGCTCGGGGAGCGCGGCGCCAGGCTTTCCGGTGGCCAAACCCAACGCCTGGCCTTGGCCCGGGCACTGATCCGCGAGCCGGCCATCCTGGTTTTGGACGAATCCACCAGCGCACTGGATGCCCAAAGCGAACTACTGGTCCTGCAGGCCATTGAACGCCGCCGCCAAGAGGCAATGGCAGTGGTGATGATCAGCCACCGACTGGCAACGGTCGGACAGGCCACCACGATCCTGGTGCTTGATGAAGGCACGGTCGCCGAACGCGGCCACAGCTCCGAGCTGCTGGCGAACCCCGATTCGCTGTTCTCGCAGATGGCCATCCGCGAAGTGGATCGGATCCTCCCGGGCTAG
- a CDS encoding ABC transporter ATP-binding protein/permease translates to MRRVFGIFSAATAIVVALSLIAAAGTAGLVVLLGQGFDRLNTGASLDSQWYIGVVGELLALLVATFLIPIVISHDSQALTSFHRSKLLKHYLSIGPLAVRRAGEGELVHAAMDSVERSVKYRSSFIGPASAAVATPVLILIFIALFIDPLSAILLLIPTAFVPVIVVGFQRRFGGANGEYRRAQGILSATFLDALRSLNMLKLNGGSTWMGKAINAATERVRQQVMKLLARNQLILLVIDSSFAVLLLAIASLLAWWRASSGAITPGSAVALVILSYLMLAPVNYVGSFFYIGMTGKASEKKLAEIEEIPMHASMANPLRVNLGTNGLFIENLSASYNGTEKALEDINLQFPVGSRTAIIGASGSGKSSLIRVLQGQLESTSGLIHDGRQPMGPATLKANSAVVEQHATLFGVSLRENLQLSAPAATDEQLLEAITQVGMDSWFHAQPQGLDQLLGEGGARLSGGQAQRLSLARALLANRPILLLDEPTSALDVHSEAGIIQTLRDLDPSTTIITVTHRLGLLSDYDRVVVMDHGRVIQAGAREELLGQPGYLKDAVEKLNQRTSQLQSGGLSSLGEGQA, encoded by the coding sequence GTGCGTAGGGTCTTTGGAATTTTTTCGGCAGCAACAGCAATCGTCGTGGCGCTCAGCCTGATTGCCGCGGCCGGAACCGCAGGACTCGTCGTGCTGCTGGGCCAAGGATTTGATCGGCTGAACACCGGCGCTTCGCTCGATAGCCAGTGGTACATCGGAGTCGTTGGCGAATTACTGGCACTGCTCGTCGCGACGTTCTTGATTCCCATCGTGATCTCCCACGACAGCCAGGCCCTGACCAGCTTCCACCGCTCCAAATTGCTCAAGCACTACCTGTCCATTGGGCCGTTGGCCGTTCGCCGTGCAGGCGAAGGCGAACTGGTGCACGCAGCCATGGATTCGGTGGAACGCTCGGTGAAGTACCGTTCCAGCTTCATCGGACCGGCCAGCGCCGCGGTAGCCACCCCCGTATTGATCCTGATTTTCATTGCGCTGTTCATTGACCCGCTCAGCGCGATCCTGCTGCTCATCCCCACCGCCTTCGTGCCAGTGATCGTCGTGGGCTTCCAGCGTCGTTTCGGGGGAGCGAACGGGGAATACCGCAGGGCCCAGGGAATCCTCTCGGCCACCTTCCTCGACGCGTTGCGTTCCTTGAACATGCTCAAGCTCAACGGCGGCAGCACCTGGATGGGTAAGGCCATCAACGCAGCCACCGAGCGCGTGCGCCAACAAGTGATGAAGCTCTTGGCCAGAAACCAGCTGATCCTGCTGGTCATCGATTCCAGCTTCGCAGTGCTGCTGTTGGCCATCGCTTCACTGCTGGCCTGGTGGCGCGCCAGCAGCGGTGCCATCACCCCGGGCTCAGCCGTGGCACTGGTCATCCTCAGCTACCTGATGCTGGCACCGGTGAACTACGTGGGCAGCTTCTTCTACATCGGCATGACGGGCAAAGCATCCGAGAAGAAACTGGCCGAGATCGAAGAAATCCCCATGCACGCATCTATGGCCAACCCGTTGCGCGTGAACCTGGGAACCAACGGATTATTCATTGAAAATCTGTCTGCCAGCTATAACGGAACCGAGAAGGCATTGGAGGATATCAATCTGCAGTTCCCGGTAGGGTCCCGCACGGCCATCATCGGCGCTTCCGGCAGCGGCAAGAGCTCGTTGATCCGGGTGCTCCAAGGCCAGCTTGAATCCACCAGCGGGCTGATCCACGATGGCCGGCAGCCCATGGGTCCAGCCACCCTCAAAGCCAACAGCGCCGTCGTTGAACAGCACGCCACGCTCTTCGGAGTGAGCCTGCGGGAAAATCTCCAGCTGTCTGCACCGGCCGCTACCGATGAGCAGTTGCTTGAGGCCATCACCCAAGTAGGGATGGATTCCTGGTTCCATGCGCAGCCGCAGGGCCTGGACCAGCTGCTAGGCGAAGGCGGAGCCCGGCTCTCCGGCGGCCAAGCCCAGCGGCTTTCGCTCGCACGTGCCCTGCTGGCCAACCGGCCAATTCTCCTGCTTGACGAACCCACCAGCGCGCTAGATGTACATAGCGAAGCCGGCATCATCCAAACCCTGCGCGACCTCGACCCATCCACCACCATCATCACCGTCACCCACCGGCTGGGATTGCTTTCCGACTATGACCGCGTCGTGGTGATGGACCACGGACGAGTCATCCAAGCCGGAGCGCGCGAAGAACTCCTGGGCCAGCCTGGCTATCTCAAAGATGCTGTCGAGAAGTTGAACCAACGCACCTCGCAACTGCAATCCGGCGGGCTGTCTTCACTCGGGGAGGGGCAAGCATGA
- a CDS encoding acyl-CoA thioesterase, protein MSTSELKQRPHSVTLRFLAAPTDVDVTGIVPAGTVLEWVDKAAYAAAVGWSSSYCVTAYVGNIHFADPIHSGDLVEVKASVVYTGSSSMHIQTEVTFQDPRELRPVASSNCLVIFVAVDDQGKPTAVPSFTPGTAREIELRDNALARIDIREQIVASMKDQQYTDEGTAERVTLRFMASPTDVNWGGKVHGGMVMKWIDEAAELCAARYCQQETVAVFSGGIRFYRPLLIGHLVEVEARLVYTGNKGMHIAVHVRSGDPKTREMNLTTYCLTVMVTRDETGTAVPVKPWVPVSAEDQRLWEHARELVAIRANAPGGYTPVHLVDSSAS, encoded by the coding sequence ATGAGCACTTCGGAGCTAAAACAGCGCCCCCATTCCGTCACCCTGCGATTCCTCGCGGCCCCGACCGACGTTGATGTCACCGGGATCGTTCCTGCAGGCACCGTTCTCGAGTGGGTTGACAAGGCCGCTTATGCAGCTGCCGTGGGCTGGTCTTCCAGCTATTGCGTGACCGCTTACGTGGGCAATATCCATTTCGCGGATCCCATTCACTCCGGTGATCTGGTCGAGGTCAAAGCCTCTGTGGTGTACACCGGAAGCAGCTCCATGCACATCCAAACCGAGGTGACCTTCCAGGATCCTCGCGAACTGCGCCCGGTGGCTTCCAGCAATTGCCTGGTCATTTTTGTGGCCGTGGATGATCAGGGCAAGCCGACAGCGGTTCCGAGCTTCACCCCTGGCACGGCCCGGGAAATAGAGCTCCGCGATAATGCGTTGGCCCGCATTGATATCCGTGAACAGATCGTGGCGTCCATGAAGGACCAGCAGTACACGGATGAGGGCACCGCTGAGCGAGTGACCCTGCGCTTCATGGCCTCTCCCACCGACGTGAACTGGGGTGGCAAGGTCCATGGCGGCATGGTGATGAAGTGGATTGACGAAGCCGCTGAGCTGTGTGCAGCGCGGTACTGCCAGCAGGAAACGGTCGCGGTCTTCTCCGGCGGCATTCGCTTCTACCGTCCATTGCTTATCGGGCATCTGGTGGAAGTGGAAGCACGCTTGGTTTATACCGGCAACAAGGGCATGCACATCGCTGTCCATGTGCGTTCCGGCGACCCGAAGACCCGCGAAATGAACCTGACCACCTACTGCCTGACCGTGATGGTGACTCGCGACGAGACCGGCACCGCGGTGCCGGTGAAGCCATGGGTTCCGGTCAGCGCCGAGGATCAGCGTTTGTGGGAGCATGCCCGTGAGTTGGTGGCCATCCGGGCCAATGCGCCTGGCGGATACACCCCGGTTCATCTGGTGGATTCGAGCGCCTCATGA
- a CDS encoding phosphoribosylanthranilate isomerase produces the protein MSDRVPFVKVCGLSTANDVQVAVQHGADAIGFVLTTSAREVSPQQAAQLAALVPEGVATVAVFHTEDLPTVLERASAAKVGWVQLHGKRTADDVKLAKDAGFKVIRAVRRDANPEDFADWCEDLLLIDASVPGSGKSWDYAAVRELAAGRQWLVAGGLTPQNVVEALELSAATGADVSSGVECSRGVKDPALIAQFVDAAKGA, from the coding sequence ATGAGTGATCGCGTGCCGTTTGTGAAAGTTTGCGGGCTTTCCACCGCTAACGATGTCCAGGTCGCGGTGCAGCATGGAGCGGACGCTATCGGCTTTGTGCTCACAACCAGCGCCCGAGAAGTAAGCCCGCAGCAGGCAGCGCAGCTCGCGGCCTTGGTGCCCGAAGGTGTTGCCACCGTCGCGGTATTCCATACCGAGGATCTGCCGACGGTGCTCGAACGCGCCTCTGCAGCAAAGGTCGGTTGGGTCCAGCTGCACGGTAAGCGTACTGCTGATGATGTGAAGCTAGCTAAAGATGCCGGCTTCAAAGTCATCCGAGCGGTGCGCCGCGATGCAAACCCTGAAGACTTCGCTGATTGGTGCGAAGACTTGTTGCTCATCGATGCTTCAGTTCCCGGCAGCGGCAAAAGCTGGGATTATGCAGCGGTGCGCGAGCTGGCCGCTGGACGACAGTGGCTGGTTGCTGGCGGGCTGACCCCGCAGAATGTCGTCGAGGCGTTGGAACTCTCCGCTGCAACGGGTGCAGATGTCTCCTCCGGGGTGGAGTGTTCACGAGGCGTCAAGGATCCTGCGTTGATTGCCCAGTTTGTCGACGCCGCGAAGGGCGCCTGA
- a CDS encoding acyl-CoA thioesterase: MHMIFRILMVFLNSKKATRLSMFDTSSVTMRATLTDIDFAGHINNGMYFSIFDLGRFDLMFRSGVWDIMRKNKWTPVVQTETITFRKSVRLGTKFSQETRLLGLDDKCIYFEQRIVVNGEIYARAYIATRMTSKNGAVSNEEILAAVGLDVPEDRVVPEWIHQWREQGALPGSRKPAPHNWIS; this comes from the coding sequence ATGCACATGATCTTCCGAATCCTCATGGTCTTTTTGAACAGCAAAAAGGCCACCAGACTTTCCATGTTCGACACCAGCTCGGTAACCATGCGAGCCACCCTGACCGACATCGACTTCGCCGGTCATATCAACAACGGAATGTACTTCTCGATCTTCGACCTCGGCCGGTTTGATCTCATGTTCCGTTCCGGCGTCTGGGACATCATGCGCAAGAACAAATGGACCCCGGTAGTGCAGACCGAAACCATCACCTTCCGCAAATCGGTGCGACTGGGCACCAAGTTCTCGCAAGAAACCCGCCTGCTGGGACTGGATGACAAGTGCATCTACTTTGAACAGCGCATCGTGGTCAACGGCGAAATCTATGCCCGTGCATATATCGCCACCCGCATGACCTCTAAAAACGGTGCCGTCTCCAACGAAGAGATCCTGGCCGCGGTGGGGCTCGACGTTCCCGAAGACCGCGTAGTTCCAGAATGGATTCACCAGTGGCGTGAGCAGGGAGCCCTGCCCGGCTCGCGCAAGCCTGCTCCGCACAACTGGATCAGCTAG
- a CDS encoding sensor histidine kinase: MRRLPEILQRRLPSLPPADWERPTPAAKGLRRDMLLALAFLLLALLMQELVLSLTEKEDAVQRPIAFLILSALILPLMFRRRWPIPMMLVGSVAFIASSGSETYTVGTQLCAQLAYFLGIYTAVTWAKNRRALWISMTVVLLAMAVWIIVSLFTSDLFAATGMRMVDDPAGLLPVDIAYSLYSFLMNLMYFGGAIFLGLISWSNAYSNEIVKEQAQRIADQAQQLADRAVNEERLRIARELHDVIAHHIASVGVQASAARLVHDRDPGKSLELMRGIETSARSAVQETRSLLGVLRENDISESGAESAGGIRRPEPSMARIEELVTANKLHGLTVVLSRDEHEARFIDNLPAGLSLALYRISGEALANVRRHSTAHTATLSVRSGSDEEGAWVEVEVTDDGRPRPDSSGSGFGLRGIRERSNLHHGLVEIGPRIPRGWRTRARLRVVAQTDSRTMS; the protein is encoded by the coding sequence ATGCGCAGACTTCCCGAGATATTGCAGCGGCGCCTGCCTTCCTTGCCGCCAGCAGACTGGGAACGCCCTACCCCAGCAGCGAAGGGCCTGCGCAGGGACATGCTGCTCGCCCTGGCTTTTCTCCTCCTCGCATTACTGATGCAAGAGCTTGTACTGTCGCTCACCGAAAAGGAAGATGCGGTGCAGCGCCCGATTGCCTTCCTGATCCTGTCTGCATTGATTCTTCCCCTCATGTTCCGGCGGCGTTGGCCCATTCCGATGATGCTGGTCGGTTCCGTCGCATTTATTGCCAGCAGCGGTTCTGAGACCTATACGGTCGGCACGCAGCTCTGCGCCCAACTCGCCTACTTCTTGGGCATTTACACCGCAGTGACGTGGGCAAAGAATCGGCGGGCGTTGTGGATCTCGATGACGGTCGTGCTTCTGGCCATGGCTGTGTGGATTATCGTTTCGCTCTTCACCTCTGATCTCTTCGCGGCAACCGGAATGAGAATGGTCGATGATCCCGCAGGACTATTGCCCGTGGACATCGCCTATTCCCTCTACAGCTTCCTCATGAATCTGATGTACTTCGGTGGCGCAATTTTCCTCGGCTTGATCAGCTGGTCCAATGCCTACTCCAACGAAATCGTCAAGGAACAGGCCCAGCGCATCGCAGACCAGGCACAGCAATTAGCTGATCGAGCAGTCAACGAGGAACGGCTGCGCATCGCCCGCGAACTGCACGATGTCATCGCCCATCACATCGCTTCGGTAGGCGTGCAAGCCTCGGCCGCGCGCCTCGTACACGACCGGGATCCCGGCAAATCCCTGGAGCTCATGCGCGGTATTGAAACCTCTGCACGCAGCGCGGTGCAAGAAACTCGCTCATTGCTCGGGGTGCTGCGTGAAAACGACATAAGTGAGTCCGGTGCAGAATCCGCAGGCGGAATCCGGAGACCGGAACCCTCCATGGCTCGTATTGAAGAGCTGGTGACTGCCAATAAGCTTCATGGATTGACGGTAGTTCTTTCACGCGATGAACATGAAGCACGTTTCATTGATAACCTGCCCGCTGGTCTCTCGCTTGCTCTCTATCGCATTAGCGGTGAAGCGCTGGCTAACGTGCGCCGGCATTCCACGGCGCACACGGCCACGCTGTCTGTGCGTTCAGGATCCGATGAAGAAGGCGCGTGGGTTGAAGTCGAAGTGACAGACGATGGGCGCCCGCGGCCGGATTCGTCCGGCAGCGGATTCGGATTGCGAGGCATCAGGGAACGATCGAACTTGCACCACGGCCTGGTAGAAATCGGACCGCGTATTCCGCGCGGCTGGCGCACCCGGGCCAGGCTTCGAGTTGTCGCACAAACAGATTCAAGGACGATGTCATGA
- a CDS encoding response regulator: protein MSKISVVICDDQPLIVSSLKLILETDDRIEVVGTANNGVAGVEMVQTLNPTLALMDIQMPQMDGIAATTKIIGHTDTKVIVLTTFNRDDYLFDAMDAGASGFLLKNSEPEMLINAVHQVAAGNGLLSPEVTLKLIKGRTPKGINGAEQSSSPESGRLRELTERELQVLGELAKGKNNQEIATSLSLSEATVKTHLSNLLAKLHLRDRVQGVLFAYRAGLIQ, encoded by the coding sequence ATGAGCAAAATTTCAGTGGTGATTTGCGATGATCAGCCCTTGATCGTCTCGTCCCTCAAACTCATATTGGAAACAGACGATCGCATCGAAGTGGTGGGCACTGCCAATAATGGCGTAGCAGGTGTTGAAATGGTCCAGACGCTGAATCCGACTCTGGCACTGATGGACATTCAGATGCCTCAAATGGACGGCATCGCGGCTACAACCAAGATCATCGGCCATACCGACACCAAGGTCATCGTTCTGACGACCTTCAATCGCGACGATTATCTCTTCGATGCCATGGATGCCGGAGCCAGCGGATTCCTGCTGAAAAACAGTGAACCCGAGATGCTCATCAATGCAGTGCATCAGGTGGCAGCCGGCAACGGGCTGCTCTCCCCCGAGGTCACTTTGAAGCTCATCAAAGGGCGAACCCCCAAAGGCATTAACGGGGCCGAACAATCTTCAAGTCCTGAGTCGGGACGGTTGAGGGAACTTACCGAACGAGAACTCCAGGTTCTCGGCGAACTGGCCAAGGGCAAAAACAACCAGGAAATCGCTACCTCGTTGTCGCTGTCCGAAGCCACTGTCAAGACGCATCTGTCTAATCTTCTAGCCAAGCTCCACCTGCGCGATCGTGTTCAAGGAGTTCTTTTTGCATATCGTGCTGGTCTCATCCAATAG